The genome window GTTGCGGCCCAGAATCCACGCCACGCCAAAGCTCGCGACGAGCAAACCTCCAAACAGGGCCAGCGCGATCATTGGCGACACCTCGCCGCTCGCCACCGGGCGGTTTTTCTTGACGATGTGGTTGCGGTCCGCTTCGGCATCCAGCACATCGTTGAGAGCGTAGGTCGCCGAGCTCGCCAAGCAGAGACAAACGAACGCCAGCAGCATCTGCACGGTCTTTTGGCCCGAGGCAAAGCTGCCAGTGAAGACCCACGCGGCGGTGGCCAAGAGATTCTTGGTCCACTGCTTGGGTCGCATTAAACGCAGGATCGGCGACATAATGAGGTTCTGTAAGAGAATCTTCGGCAGATTTGCCGTATGGATTGAGAGACGACGTCGTTACACCGTCAGGAGCCAGAAAGTTTATGTGTGGAATCGCCGGATACGTAGGGAAGCGCAGTGCCATTGAAGTGGTGTACGACCAGCTGAAGAGGCTCGAATATCGGGGCTACGACAGCGCCGGGATCGCCTACCTTCAGGACCAAGAAATCAGCGTGCTCAAGCGGGCGGGCAAACTCAGCAATCTCGGCGAGCTGGTGGACGAGAACCCCCGCAAAGCCCACCTCGCCATTGCTCACTCGCGTTGGGCTACGCACGGCGCGCCGACCGACCTCAACGCGCACCCGCACATGGATCAGTACGAGCAGATCGCGATTATCCATAACGGGATCATCGAGAACTACCTCGACTTGAAAGAAGGCCTGATCGCCGACCACCACACGTTCCACAGCGAGACCGATACCGAGGTCGCCGCGCACGTCATCGGCGAAGAGTATTCGGCGGGGGTGAGCCTGGAAGAGGCCGTCCGTCGCGCGGTGAAGAGGCTTCGCGGTGCCTACGCGATGGTCGTCATTTCGCGCAAAGAGCCGGAAAAGATTGTCGCCGCTCGCTCGGCGAGTCCGCTCGTGATTGGCCTCGCTGAGAACGAAAACCTGCTCGCGAGCGACATTCCCGCGTTGCTGCCCTACACCCGCGAAGTCCTGATTTTGGAAGACGACAACGTCTGCATCCTCACGCCGGACGGCATTGAGGTGACCGACCTCGACGGTCGCAAGGTCGCCTACGAGACGATGCACATTGACTGGGATGTGGACGCCGCCGAGAAGGGTGGATTTGAGCACTTTATGCTCAAGGAGATCTACGAACAGCCGGAAGTGATTCAGCGCGTGCTGGCCGGTCGGGTGGACGAAAAGAACCGCGTCCGCCTGGACCATGTCTACAGCGAGCACGTGTGGAACGAAGTCCAGCGGGTCAATATCATCGCCTGCGGAACCAGCTACAACGCCGGCCTCATGGCGAAGTACCTGTTCGAGCGGCTGCTGCGCATCCCCACGGACGTGTACTACGCGAGCGAATTCCGGTACGGACAACCGATTCTCGGCGAACAGTCGCTCTGCGTGTTCGTGAGTCAGTCCGGCGAAACCGCCGATTCGCTCGCCGCGCTCAAGCTTTGTCGCCAGCAACGGATGCGCACCATCGGCGTGGTGAATGTTGTTGGTTCGAGCATCGCCCGCGAATGCGACCGCACGATCCTGACCCAAGCCGGGCCCGAGATCAGCGTTGCCTCGACCAAGGCCTACACCGCGCAGGTGATCTCGCTGTTGCTGCTGGTCCTTCACGTGGCGCAGATCAAGGAAATGCCCGGCGTGCGAGTGGAGCACATCGTGCGCGCCCTGCGAGAACTCAGCGGCAATGCCGTGAAGGTGTTGGAGCTAAATGACCAGATTCGGGCCATCGCCGAAGAGGCGCATATGGCAGAGCTTCTGTTCTTCCTTGGGCGCGGCGCGGATGCCTATGTGTCCCTCGAAGGTGCCCTCAAGATGAAGGAGGTGGCCTACATTCCGACCCAGGAAGTGCCGGCCGGCGAAATGAAGCACGGCCCGCTGGCGCTCATCACGGACAAGGTTTACACCATCTTCGGGGCGACCGAAGAGCCGCTTCGCGACAAGCTCATCAGCAACATCAAGGAAGTCCAGGCGCGGAGCGGCAAGGTGATTGCCGTGACCACCGATGAAGACCAGCTTATGGAGCGCACAGTGGAGCACACGATCAAGATTCCGAGCGCGGGCTACAGCTTCCTCGACGCGATCACCAGCAACATCGTGCTGCAATTGCTGGCCTATCACTTCGCCCACCTTCGCGGCTGCGAGATCGATCAGCCGCGGAACCTCGCGAAGAGTGTTACGGTTGAGTAAAAGTAGCGAAAATACCCTAGGGATTAGGGGAAAACCGCCAGTATAATAGAAGGGGTGGACGGTCGTTTGGATCTGTCCAGATGTTCAGTGTTGGATCCAGGCGTTGATGTAGGAAGGAGATCGAGTGCCGCCACGGCATCGGCTCGCTCCGCGCGCCGGAAGGTCATCGAGTGCTGCGAAGGGCTCGAGATCAAGAACATCAGCTACGTCAAACGCAAGCGCATCATTGACATTTTCAGCTCCGGCCTGGCGCTCATCCTGCTTTTGCCGGTGTTCATCGTGCTGGCGCTCGCGGTCAAGATCACAAGCCCCGGACCCGTGTTCTACCGCTCGTTCCGAGTCGGTCGTGGCGGACAACTCTTTCCGTTCGTGAAGTTCCGCTCCATGCGCGCTGACGCCGACAAGGTGTTGGAGAAACTCCAGACCCAGAACGAAAAGGACGGCCCAATCTTTAAGATGAAGCGCGACCCGCGGATCACGCCGATCGGCCGGTTCCTGCGCAAGTACAGCCTCGACGAACTCCCGCAATTGTGGTCCGTGTTCGTCGGGCACATGAGCATGGTAGGTCCGCGACCGCCTATTCCACGCGAAGTGGAGCACTACGATGATTTTGCCAAGCGCCGCCTTACGGTCAAGCCTGGCATCACCTGCTATTGGCAGATCATGGGTCGCAGTAATTTGACCTTTGAGGAATGGATGGCGCTCGATAATCGTTACATTGATGAGATGTCCTTTTGGACGGACATCAAGATCATTGCGAAGACGCCCAAGGCGATCCTCTTTCCCGGGGATTCCGCCTATTAAGGCGAGCATCCTTCTTCAGGTTCAGTTCGTCTAACCCGATATAAGCTATAGTTCTCATTAGGCTACCTATGTATAAACAGCACGCTCGACGTACAGCCATCTTCACCATTCTGGGCATCGCAATTGCTTTCACAGCCGCAAAATTGCTCCCGAAAGTTTACGAAGGAACCCTCGAATTGGTCCTCGGCGAGCCGCCGATTCCTCGCACGAGCGGTACCAGTCAATACACTCCGGACGTCGACCGGATCCTCAACAAGTCGAGCACAGCCTCCGCGGAAACCGAGCGCCAAATCGTGAGTTCGGCGTCGGTGTTCTACCAAGCCTTGAGCCGCGTGGCCGAGCGCAAAAAGAACCGCGACCTGCTGCCGAACTTCCAACAGCTGTACCAAATGTACGACGTGGTCGTACCGCGGACAAACGCGCCGGAAGAAACCGCGACCGTTGTTCAACTGAAGGTTCGGATGAATGACCCGGCCGTGGCCCGCGACGTGGCTTCAGAAATCGCGAACGTCTATAACGACCAACGTCGTGACAGTTCGAAGAAAGCCGTGGCGGATGCCGTTGCCTACCTGGAAGACCAACTTCCTAAGGCCAAGACTTCGCTTGAGGAGAAGGATAATGCGCTGAAAGCCTACAAGGACGAGGCGAAAATCCAAGATCCGGACATCAACGTTCGCGACCTCGTCGGTCAACGCTCGCAGTTGGAAACGACTCGCGACAACTTGAAACAACGACTGGAAGGTCTCCGCGCCCAAGCCGCAGAGCTGGGCCAGAAGGCGGCCGCGCTGCCTGAGCGCCGCACGGAAGCCCGCAGTGATGCGGTGAACCCCCAAATTTTGACGATCCAAGGTCAACTCGAAGACCTCAAGGGTCGCCGCCTGCAACTGCTGGCGGTGTATCTGCCGGACGCTCCGGAAGTCAAGAAGGTTGATGAGCAGATCGCAAAGCGCACCAAGGAAATCGCCGACATCCGAGCGAAGACTCCGATGCAAAGCAATACCAGCACTGAGGCCGTGAACTCCGCGCGCCAGGCGATTGAAGTGCAGCGCGATCAGGTCAACGCCGAGGCCGAAGGGGTTGCCCAATCCCTCGCCCAAGCCGAATCATCGCTCTCCGCAAAGCTGGCTGAGGTTGAGTCCTTGCCCGAAAAGCAATCGAAGCTGGCTAAGCTGACCGGCGACTATGTCGTCGCTCGCGGTCGTTTTGAATCGATTCAAGCCCAAATCACTAGCCTCAAGGATCGCGGCGAAACACAGTTCCGCGTGGTCACCGCGCTGGGTCAAGCCCAAGCCGATCCCGATCCGGTCTCCCCGGACCTTGTCCGCTGGATGTTCCTGGGCCTCGTGTTTGGCCTCTGCGGTGGTTTGATCTGGAGCTTCCTGCTCGAATCAATGCGACTCCGCGTCCACACCAGTTCGCAGCTCACCGAGCTCACCGGCTTGCCGGTTTCGGCCGCGGTGCCGGTGCTCAAGATGGCTGAAGGCCGCGGTCTCCGCGCCTTCACCTCGCCGAACACTCCCCCGCTGGAATCGTATCGCTACATGACGTTCGCGAAGCTCACGCCGACCGACGTGCCGAAGTCGTTCATGTTCACCGGGGTGAAGAACGCGGCCGGTAGCTTTACGGGCGCTTTGAACCTGGCGAAAGCCAGTGCTCAAGCCGGCTACAAGGTGCTGCTGGTGGATGGCGATTTGATCCGACAAGGGATTTCGAAGAGTTTTGACACCGAAGGGAAGCGTGGCTTTAGCAACTTGCTGAGCGAGGACCCGGCATCGCTTTCGAATGCCGAACTCGTGCAGACCACGGGTATCGACAACCTGTTTGTTTTGCCCGCCGGCAACGCGACGATCACGGCCGTGACCGACGTTCCGGTGCAGCGCATCGAATCGGTGATGACGGCGCTCAAGAAGTACGCCGATGTAGTCATCTTTGCGATGGCGCCCTGTGACGTGATCGCCGATGCTTCGGCTGTGGCTCACTACGTGGACGAAACTTGTCTCGTGGTTAGCGCTCGCACGACGGTCTATCGCCAGATTCCTGCCGCCGCCGACTTGCTGGCCAAGGCGGGTGCCAAGAACCTGCAAATCATCCTCACCGACGCGAATTCGGACGAGGAGCCGTT of Chthonomonas sp. contains these proteins:
- a CDS encoding sugar transferase, producing the protein MDGRLDLSRCSVLDPGVDVGRRSSAATASARSARRKVIECCEGLEIKNISYVKRKRIIDIFSSGLALILLLPVFIVLALAVKITSPGPVFYRSFRVGRGGQLFPFVKFRSMRADADKVLEKLQTQNEKDGPIFKMKRDPRITPIGRFLRKYSLDELPQLWSVFVGHMSMVGPRPPIPREVEHYDDFAKRRLTVKPGITCYWQIMGRSNLTFEEWMALDNRYIDEMSFWTDIKIIAKTPKAILFPGDSAY
- the glmS gene encoding glutamine--fructose-6-phosphate transaminase (isomerizing), which encodes MCGIAGYVGKRSAIEVVYDQLKRLEYRGYDSAGIAYLQDQEISVLKRAGKLSNLGELVDENPRKAHLAIAHSRWATHGAPTDLNAHPHMDQYEQIAIIHNGIIENYLDLKEGLIADHHTFHSETDTEVAAHVIGEEYSAGVSLEEAVRRAVKRLRGAYAMVVISRKEPEKIVAARSASPLVIGLAENENLLASDIPALLPYTREVLILEDDNVCILTPDGIEVTDLDGRKVAYETMHIDWDVDAAEKGGFEHFMLKEIYEQPEVIQRVLAGRVDEKNRVRLDHVYSEHVWNEVQRVNIIACGTSYNAGLMAKYLFERLLRIPTDVYYASEFRYGQPILGEQSLCVFVSQSGETADSLAALKLCRQQRMRTIGVVNVVGSSIARECDRTILTQAGPEISVASTKAYTAQVISLLLLVLHVAQIKEMPGVRVEHIVRALRELSGNAVKVLELNDQIRAIAEEAHMAELLFFLGRGADAYVSLEGALKMKEVAYIPTQEVPAGEMKHGPLALITDKVYTIFGATEEPLRDKLISNIKEVQARSGKVIAVTTDEDQLMERTVEHTIKIPSAGYSFLDAITSNIVLQLLAYHFAHLRGCEIDQPRNLAKSVTVE